The following proteins are encoded in a genomic region of Clarias gariepinus isolate MV-2021 ecotype Netherlands chromosome 12, CGAR_prim_01v2, whole genome shotgun sequence:
- the LOC128533924 gene encoding NACHT, LRR and PYD domains-containing protein 4C-like isoform X2, with translation MSVCGEQDTKKDESLIQGKRSHSPEPSCVSMKSDTSMGQIINFRDTDCVTDLRPQKKKTKITEKSQLEEIFKELEHKVITLLKNELKRFKKLLSPDYPACTEREVEDEEDQSSVRVSALKITLHVLKNINHTDLANTLQNKLVSVYRRNLKSKLSEKCKRINEGISQHGSSALLNEIYTDLYITEGRSGDVNNEHEVRQIETASRRPTTQETSIKCNDLFEDESIRSVLTKGVAGIGKTVSVQKLILDWAEGKANQDFTFMFPLPFRELNLMKQKPLSLMDLLHDFFPEIKGLKLIDCEINKVLFIFDGLDECRLPLNFQKNEMLCDVRESASVDVLLTNLIKGNLLPSAFLWITSRPGAANQIPPECVDQVTEVRGFSDLQKEEYFRNRISENLANKIIIHMKSSRSLYIMCHIPVFCWMSATVLERMLGKTRSGEIPKTLTQMFTHFLIFQVKHKDQKYHQKCDPDPQQTRESILALGKLAFQQLGKGNLIFYEEDLEECGIDVREVSVYSGVCTQIFREEFGLHLGKVFSFVHLSVQEFLAALYTFLSFINKKATRQQTTDLSDLFSKSNMSDFLKGAVDKALQSENGHLDLFLRFLLGLSLESNQTLLRDLLPQTESRSHSKQETVEYIKTKIRENTSPEKFINLFHCLNELNDHSLVQEVQHYLNRGDHGCLRGVRLSPAQWSALVFVLLISEENLDVFHLSKYYPSDECLLRLLPVVKASRKAELCRCDLTDESCRFLSSVLSSNSSSLRELDLSVNNLQDSGVKLLSAGLENPHCTLETLRLCGCDLTDESCRFLSSVLISNSSSLRELDLSHNNLQDSGVKLLSAGLENPHCTLETLRLHTFTLFSCKLWDPYKCVSRPSQVLKEQ, from the exons atgagtgtgtgtggggaacaGGACACAAAGAAAGACGAGAG tctgATTCAGGGTAAGAGATCACACTCACCTGAacccagctgtgtgtccatgaaGAGTGACACGTCAATGGGTCAGATAATAAACTTTAGAGACACAGACTGTGTTACTGATCTGAG accacagaagaaaaaaacaaaaatcactgAGAAGAGTCAGTTAGAGGAGAtatttaag GAGCTGGAGCACAAAGTCATCACTCTGTTAAAGAATGAGCTGAAGAGATTTAAGAAGCTCCTGAGTCCAGATTACCCAGCATGCACTGAGAGGGAggtggaggatgaggaggatcaGAGCAGTGTCAGAGTGTCAGCGCTGAAGATCACACTGCACGTCCTGAAGAACATCAACCACACAGATCTCGCTAACACACTGCAGAACA AACTCGTCTCTGTGTACCGGCGAAACCTCAAATCCAAACTGagtgagaaatgtaaaagaattAATGAAGGAATCTCACAGCATGGAAGTTCAGCACTTCTGAATGAGATCTACACAGATCTCTACATCACAGAGGGTCGGAGTGGAGACGTCAATAatgaacatgaggtgagacagattGAGACAGCGTCCAGGAGACCAACGACACAGGAGACATCCATCAAATGTAATGATCTCTTTGAAGACGAGTCCATCAGAAGTGTGCTGACTAAAGGAGTTGCTGGAATTGGAAAAACagtctctgtgcagaagttgATTTTGGATTGGGCTGAAGGAAAAGCAAATCAGGACTTCACCTTCATGTTTCCACTTCCCTTTAGAGAGCTGAATCTGATGAAGCAGAAACCTCTCAGTCTGATGGACCTTCTTCATGACTTTTTCCCAGAAATCAAAGGATTAAAATTAATAGACTGTGAGATCAACAAAGTTCTGTTCATCTTTGATGGTCTGGATGAGTGTCGACTTCCTCTAAATTTTCAGAAGAATGAGATGTTGTGTGATGTGAGAGAGTCAGCCTCAGTGGATGTGCTGCTGACAAACCTCATCAAGGGGAACTTGCTTCCCTCTGCTTTCCTCTGGATCACCTCTCGACCAGGAGCAGCCAATCAGATCCCTCCTGAGTGTGTAGACCAGGTAACAGAGGTACGAGGGTTCAGTGATCTTCAGAAAGAGGAGTACTTCAGGAATAGGATCAGTGAGAACCTGGCCAATAAAATCATCATACATATGAAGTCTTCAAGAAGCCTCTACATCATGTGCcacatcccagtcttctgctggatgtcagccactgttctagaaaGAATGTTGGGTAAAACACGGAGTGGAGAGATCCCCaagactctgactcaaatgtTTACACACTTCTTGATCTTTCAGGTCAAACACAAGGACCAAAAGTACCATCAGAAATGTGACCCTGATCCTCAGCAGACTAGAGAGAGTATCCTGGCTCTGGGAAAACTGGCTTTCCAACAGCTGGGGAAAGGAaacctgatcttctatgagGAAGACCTGGAAGAGTGTGGCATCGATGTCAGAGAAGTGTCAGTGTACTCAGGAGTGTGTACCCAAAtcttcagagaggagtttggGCTTCACCTGGGGAAGGTCTTCAGCTTTGTACATCTGAGTGTTCAAGAGTTTCTGGCTGCTTTATACACATTTCTCTCCTTTATCAACAAAAAGGCTACAAGACAACAAACCACTGATCTGTCTGATCTTTTCTCCAAATCAAACATGTCAGATTTCCTGAAGGGTGCAGTGGACAAGGCCTTACAGAGTGAGAATGGACACCTGGACCTTTTCCTTCGCTTCCTCCTGGGTCTCTCACTGGAGTCCAATCAGACTCTTTTACGAGACCTACTGCCCCAGACAGAAAGCAGGTCTCACAGCAAACAGGAAACAGTCGAGTACATCAAGACGAAGATCAGAGAGAATACATCTCCAGAGAAATTCatcaatctgttccactgtctgaatgaaCTGAATGATCATTCTCTAGTGCAGGAAGTACAACATTACCTGAACAGAGGAGATCATGGGTGTCTCAGGGGAGTCAGACTCTCTCCTGCTCAGTGGTcagctctggtgtttgtgttgCTGATCTCAGAAGAGAATCTGGATGTGTTTCATTTGAGTAAATATTACCCATCAGATGAATGTCTTCTGAGGCTGCTTCCAGTCGTCAAAGCATCCAGAAAAGCTGA GCTGTGTCGGTGTGATCTCACAGATGAAAGCTGTAGGTTTCTGTCCTCAGTTCTCAGCTCAAACTCCTCCAGTCTGAGAGAACTGGACCTGAGTGTCAATAACCTGCAGgattcaggagtgaagctgctctctgctggactggagaatccacactgtacactggagaCACTCAG